A stretch of the Bacteroidota bacterium genome encodes the following:
- a CDS encoding (2Fe-2S) ferredoxin domain-containing protein, with translation MNHEEPVYHKHIFVCTNQRKEGAARLSCGEAHGLELVAAFKEHLKDKPAELRVRAQKAGCLDICDFGPTVAVYPDGIFYVNVQPADVPEIVYEHILNNRPVERLKLKRTAPNP, from the coding sequence ATGAACCACGAAGAACCGGTTTACCACAAACATATTTTTGTATGCACCAACCAGCGCAAAGAAGGCGCGGCAAGGCTTAGCTGCGGCGAAGCACACGGGCTTGAACTGGTGGCTGCATTTAAAGAACACCTTAAAGACAAGCCTGCCGAACTCCGCGTGCGCGCACAAAAAGCCGGGTGCCTCGATATCTGCGATTTCGGCCCCACAGTAGCTGTATATCCCGACGGTATTTTTTATGTAAACGTGCAGCCGGCCGACGTGCCTGAAATTGTGTACGAGCACATACTCAACAACCGCCCGGTAGAACGGCTTAAGCTAAAACGCACGGCTCCCAACCCTTAA
- a CDS encoding TIGR01777 family protein translates to MKKHVLITGGSGLVGTHLSRLLLQKGYSVSHLGRGKKNAAQGISFFGWDPARGYMEPGALDNADYIIHLAGAGVADEKWTAARKKLIIDSRVQSAQLLVNELQKAGKKPEAFISASAIGWYGMTTTERICEETDTAHSDFFGECCRLWEESVEPVSAMHIRLVKLRIGIVLARESGFLPKVSAPVKWLAGSPLGSGKQWVPWIHIDDLCRMFLQAIEQPAMQGVYNAAGPQHLTNKEITKAIGKALRKPVFLPAVPAFALKLALGEMAQMILNGNRISNQKILRTGFTYKYNTIEKALHNLLQK, encoded by the coding sequence ATGAAGAAACACGTACTTATTACCGGCGGCTCCGGACTGGTGGGCACACACCTGAGCAGGCTTTTACTGCAAAAAGGCTACAGCGTTTCGCATTTGGGCAGGGGCAAAAAAAACGCGGCGCAGGGCATTTCGTTTTTCGGGTGGGATCCTGCACGCGGCTACATGGAGCCCGGCGCATTGGATAATGCAGATTATATCATTCACCTTGCCGGTGCCGGCGTGGCCGATGAGAAGTGGACTGCCGCGCGCAAAAAGCTAATCATCGACAGCCGCGTGCAATCGGCACAGCTGCTGGTAAACGAATTGCAGAAAGCCGGTAAAAAGCCCGAAGCCTTTATTTCTGCCTCCGCCATTGGCTGGTATGGCATGACCACCACCGAACGCATTTGCGAAGAAACCGACACCGCCCACAGCGATTTCTTCGGCGAGTGCTGCCGCCTCTGGGAAGAAAGCGTTGAGCCGGTTTCGGCAATGCACATACGTCTGGTGAAACTACGTATCGGCATTGTGCTTGCCCGCGAAAGCGGCTTTCTGCCCAAAGTATCGGCACCCGTAAAATGGCTGGCCGGCTCACCGCTTGGCAGCGGCAAACAATGGGTGCCGTGGATACACATAGATGATCTTTGCCGCATGTTTCTGCAAGCCATTGAACAACCTGCCATGCAAGGAGTGTATAATGCCGCAGGTCCGCAACACCTTACCAATAAAGAAATCACCAAAGCCATTGGCAAAGCCCTGCGAAAACCGGTTTTTCTGCCTGCCGTACCCGCATTCGCCCTCAAACTCGCCCTCGGCGAAATGGCGCAAATGATTCTCAACGGCAACCGCATTTCCAATCAGAAAATACTACGCACAGGCTTTACCTACAAATACAACACGATCGAAAAAGCACTGCACAATTTGTTGCAGAAATAA
- a CDS encoding tRNA threonylcarbamoyladenosine dehydratase: MPYWMSRTQLLLGDEPVKKLMTANVLVVGLGGVGGICAEMIARAGVGRMTIVDGDTVDPSNGNRQIPALFSTHKQAKATVMQQRLLDINPDLELTVINDFIRDEKTSALLDNGNFDYVVDCIDTLSPKVFLIAACRQRGIPIVSSMGAGGKVDPSRIVVCDISETYYCNLARYVRKRLYKLGIRKGVTVVFSDEEVDQSKIIVTEKAYPKKSIIGTMSYLPAIFGCTAASVVIRDLMK; the protein is encoded by the coding sequence ATTCCTTACTGGATGTCGCGCACGCAACTGCTGCTGGGCGACGAACCTGTGAAAAAACTCATGACCGCCAATGTGCTCGTGGTGGGCCTCGGCGGTGTAGGCGGCATTTGTGCCGAAATGATTGCGCGCGCAGGCGTAGGCCGTATGACAATTGTGGACGGCGACACGGTGGATCCGAGCAACGGAAACCGGCAAATACCCGCCCTGTTCAGCACACACAAACAAGCCAAAGCCACCGTAATGCAGCAACGCCTGCTCGACATCAACCCCGATCTCGAACTTACGGTTATCAATGATTTCATCCGCGACGAAAAAACAAGTGCGCTCCTCGACAACGGCAATTTCGATTATGTAGTTGACTGCATCGACACGCTTTCGCCTAAAGTATTTCTGATTGCCGCATGCAGACAACGCGGCATTCCCATTGTAAGCTCAATGGGTGCCGGCGGAAAAGTTGATCCCTCGCGCATTGTAGTGTGCGATATTTCGGAAACCTACTATTGCAACCTCGCCCGCTATGTGCGCAAAAGGCTGTATAAACTTGGCATACGAAAAGGAGTTACTGTAGTTTTTTCCGACGAAGAAGTTGATCAGTCGAAAATTATTGTGACCGAAAAAGCCTATCCGAAAAAATCAATTATTGGTACAATGTCTTATTTGCCTGCTATATTTGGGTGTACAGCGGCAAGTGTGGTTATAAGGGATTTGATGAAATAG
- the odhB gene encoding 2-oxoglutarate dehydrogenase complex dihydrolipoyllysine-residue succinyltransferase: protein MAIIDLKVPSPGESITEVTIARWLKQNGDVVEKDEELCEVDSDKATLTINAEEAGAIKIVVPEGTTVKVGDVVCTIDTSVQPSAKPKAEPAAKKEEAQKAEPAAVKTEPAKTAAAETATYATGHPSPAAQKLMAENGIPAAKLNGTGKDGRITKGDVLNAIANGFDASAAQGWGGTRNQRRDKMTSLRKKLAQRLVAVKQETAMLTTFNEVDMSAVMTLRNKYKDVFKEKHGVNLGFMSFFTKAVCEALRQFPGVNAQIDGEEIVYHDYCDVGIAVSAPKGLMVPVVRNAEAMTLAQIEAEIKRLAIKARDGKITVDDMTGGTFTITNGGVFGSLMSTPIINPPQSAILGMHNVVDRPVAVNGQVVIRPMMYIALSYDHRIIDGKDSVSFLVAVKQMIENPHKLIFGGKDPDEVVLGL, encoded by the coding sequence ATGGCCATCATTGATCTCAAAGTACCCAGCCCCGGCGAATCAATCACCGAAGTAACCATTGCCCGTTGGCTCAAGCAAAACGGCGATGTGGTGGAAAAAGACGAAGAGCTTTGCGAAGTAGATTCAGACAAAGCCACCCTCACCATCAATGCCGAAGAAGCCGGAGCCATTAAAATTGTGGTGCCCGAAGGCACTACGGTGAAAGTGGGCGATGTGGTGTGTACCATTGACACATCGGTGCAGCCCTCGGCCAAGCCCAAAGCCGAACCTGCGGCCAAAAAAGAAGAAGCCCAAAAAGCCGAGCCGGCTGCCGTGAAAACCGAGCCCGCTAAAACAGCGGCTGCCGAAACAGCTACCTACGCCACCGGACATCCTTCGCCTGCTGCGCAGAAACTGATGGCCGAAAACGGCATACCCGCCGCAAAGCTTAACGGCACCGGCAAAGACGGACGCATTACCAAGGGCGATGTACTCAACGCCATTGCCAACGGCTTTGATGCATCTGCCGCGCAGGGCTGGGGCGGCACACGCAACCAGCGCCGCGATAAAATGACCAGCCTGCGCAAAAAACTCGCGCAGCGCCTTGTGGCCGTGAAGCAGGAAACCGCCATGCTCACCACCTTCAACGAAGTTGACATGAGTGCGGTAATGACACTGCGCAACAAATACAAAGACGTATTTAAAGAGAAGCATGGCGTAAACCTCGGCTTCATGTCGTTCTTCACCAAAGCCGTGTGCGAAGCCCTGCGCCAGTTCCCGGGCGTGAATGCACAGATTGACGGCGAAGAAATTGTTTATCACGATTACTGCGATGTGGGCATTGCCGTAAGCGCGCCCAAAGGCCTCATGGTGCCCGTTGTGCGTAATGCCGAAGCAATGACCCTTGCACAGATTGAAGCCGAAATCAAACGCCTTGCCATTAAAGCACGCGACGGAAAAATTACCGTGGATGATATGACAGGTGGTACATTCACCATCACCAACGGCGGTGTGTTCGGTTCGCTCATGAGTACACCCATCATCAATCCGCCGCAAAGCGCCATCCTCGGCATGCACAATGTGGTTGATCGTCCGGTTGCAGTAAACGGACAGGTGGTAATTCGCCCCATGATGTACATCGCACTCAGCTACGATCACCGCATCATCGACGGTAAAGACTCCGTGAGTTTCCTCGTGGCCGTAAAACAGATGATTGAAAATCCGCACAAGCTTATCTTCGGCGGTAAAGATCCCGACGAAGTGGTGCTGGGTTTGTAA
- a CDS encoding DUF2807 domain-containing protein, with protein sequence MKKAFPLILIALVAVFWIKAVDFSFATPIVCDGPVIKQKRTISAFSKIEAASVFDIEYRYSSTVSCEIEGPEEMVKAAKAKVSGEVLVFSLNGTFHNHDSEPLKVRLTGPQFKGGDLSGAAELKLVGEFPSAPIDLMLSGASEFDGNLKSSNIELNLNGASEAKIRGRADKATVILCGASELYGDAFTADDLTITLSGASEARMRVNRKLNAQSSGASHFVYSGTPGNVNRSTSGASSIESE encoded by the coding sequence ATGAAAAAAGCATTTCCTCTCATTCTGATCGCCCTGGTGGCTGTTTTCTGGATTAAAGCTGTTGATTTCAGTTTTGCCACACCAATTGTTTGTGATGGCCCTGTGATTAAACAGAAGCGTACAATAAGTGCTTTTTCTAAAATCGAGGCTGCCAGTGTGTTTGATATTGAATACCGTTATTCATCTACTGTATCGTGCGAAATTGAAGGGCCCGAAGAAATGGTGAAAGCCGCCAAGGCTAAAGTGTCGGGTGAGGTATTAGTGTTTTCGCTCAACGGTACTTTTCATAATCACGACAGCGAACCGCTTAAAGTACGCCTTACCGGTCCGCAGTTTAAAGGTGGCGACCTGAGCGGGGCTGCCGAGCTTAAACTCGTGGGTGAGTTTCCATCTGCACCCATTGATCTTATGCTTTCCGGAGCCTCTGAGTTTGACGGTAATCTGAAATCATCCAATATTGAACTCAATCTCAATGGTGCTTCTGAAGCCAAAATCAGAGGCCGTGCTGATAAGGCTACTGTAATTCTCTGCGGTGCATCAGAACTTTACGGTGATGCATTTACAGCGGATGATCTCACCATTACACTTTCCGGTGCTTCAGAAGCCCGTATGCGTGTAAACCGCAAACTTAATGCACAATCGTCAGGTGCATCTCATTTTGTGTATTCGGGCACTCCTGGCAACGTAAACCGTTCCACTTCGGGGGCTTCATCAATAGAAAGCGAGTAA
- a CDS encoding AAA family ATPase, translating into MKISKKLLAVWIDQFRFSPMVREGRFQKALAYQLYYGRDEEHWPEGYDENLPDNFQALPDKRSYLKESELTQRILDFLAAVGITLNAEYAQRYVKQNPGGIGWMLRQADYILKVLAHSSAQDFNMNDPFRGCGSELYFFGMIESGSMQVSVFDQEISLPDFYRRNFELPADYLNDPVIGPLYDEIEQTPASFLIIGKAGTGKSTFIHYFCQHTRKKFVVLSFTGIAATNVGGNTIHSFFRLPLRPLLPDDEAIEKFTPGSPRAEMIRSTDVFIIDEVSMLRSDIFQAIERSLRINSDSPEIPFGGKQLVLVGDLFQLPPVVRNDNEFDRHIFGNEYAGGYFFDAPAYKQLNPMRVELKTIYRQKGDAAFADLLNRIRTFRRGDTATLSQINERCIPGYTPAADEFVITLTSYLRTAEAENERRLAGLPDEEYTFEAYVEGDFPEKDHPTQRFLKLKKHAQVIFVRNDSGAEGRRWVNGTIGKIVFISDEAIEVQLQSGEVHRVYKETWELTENRWNPIERRVKTRIRGTFTQYPIKLAWAVTIHKSQGLTFDRVILDTGGKAFASGQVYTALSRCRTLNGLFLKQPLREADILLDQRLVDFYFQNFV; encoded by the coding sequence ATGAAAATCAGCAAAAAACTTCTGGCCGTCTGGATTGATCAGTTTCGCTTCTCGCCCATGGTGCGTGAAGGCCGGTTTCAGAAGGCTTTGGCGTATCAGCTTTACTACGGGCGCGATGAGGAGCACTGGCCGGAAGGCTACGATGAAAATTTGCCGGATAATTTTCAGGCGCTGCCCGATAAACGGAGTTATCTGAAAGAAAGTGAACTCACGCAGCGCATACTTGATTTTCTGGCTGCCGTGGGCATTACGCTGAATGCGGAGTATGCGCAGCGTTATGTGAAACAAAATCCGGGCGGCATTGGCTGGATGCTCCGGCAGGCCGATTATATACTGAAAGTGCTTGCGCACAGCAGCGCGCAGGACTTTAATATGAATGATCCGTTTCGCGGGTGCGGCAGTGAGTTGTATTTCTTTGGTATGATTGAAAGCGGCAGCATGCAGGTGTCGGTATTTGATCAGGAAATCAGTTTGCCTGATTTTTACCGCCGAAATTTCGAACTGCCGGCCGATTATCTCAATGATCCCGTAATCGGGCCGCTGTATGATGAGATTGAGCAGACGCCCGCCAGCTTTCTCATCATTGGTAAAGCAGGTACGGGCAAATCCACCTTCATTCATTATTTCTGCCAGCACACGCGCAAGAAATTTGTGGTGCTTTCCTTTACCGGCATTGCGGCCACCAATGTAGGCGGCAATACCATTCATTCGTTTTTCCGTTTGCCGCTGCGGCCTTTGCTGCCCGACGATGAAGCCATCGAAAAATTCACACCCGGCTCACCGCGTGCAGAAATGATCCGCAGCACCGATGTATTCATCATTGATGAAGTATCCATGCTGCGCTCGGATATTTTTCAGGCCATCGAACGCTCACTGCGTATCAACAGCGATTCGCCCGAAATTCCTTTCGGCGGCAAACAGCTTGTGCTCGTGGGCGATTTGTTTCAGCTGCCTCCGGTGGTGCGCAACGACAATGAATTCGACCGGCATATTTTCGGCAACGAATATGCAGGCGGTTATTTTTTTGATGCGCCCGCATACAAACAGCTCAACCCGATGCGGGTAGAGCTGAAAACCATATACCGCCAGAAAGGCGACGCCGCTTTTGCCGATCTGCTCAACCGCATCCGCACTTTCCGCCGGGGCGACACTGCCACACTTTCGCAAATAAACGAACGCTGCATACCCGGCTATACACCCGCTGCCGATGAATTCGTAATTACGCTTACTTCTTACCTGCGCACCGCCGAAGCCGAAAACGAACGCCGCCTCGCAGGACTTCCCGACGAAGAATACACCTTTGAAGCCTACGTCGAAGGCGACTTCCCGGAGAAAGATCACCCCACACAACGCTTCCTCAAACTCAAAAAACACGCGCAGGTAATTTTCGTCCGCAACGATTCCGGCGCCGAAGGGCGCAGATGGGTAAACGGCACCATCGGCAAAATAGTCTTCATTTCCGACGAAGCCATTGAAGTACAGCTGCAGTCGGGCGAAGTACACCGCGTGTACAAAGAAACGTGGGAACTCACCGAAAACCGCTGGAACCCGATTGAGCGCCGTGTAAAAACACGCATTCGCGGCACATTTACGCAATACCCCATCAAACTTGCCTGGGCAGTAACCATTCACAAAAGTCAGGGCTTAACCTTCGACCGCGTAATCCTCGATACCGGCGGAAAAGCATTTGCCAGCGGACAGGTGTACACGGCCCTCAGCCGTTGCCGTACACTCAACGGATTGTTCCTCAAACAACCGCTTCGCGAAGCCGATATTCTCCTCGATCAACGCCTTGTTGATTTTTATTTTCAAAATTTCGTTTGA
- a CDS encoding DUF2807 domain-containing protein, which yields MKRNMHFLFIAVLLTLTTSVFAETRVNRTIEPFSKIQVSSIFDVIYTQSSELSCTITGDEKMVKQTVVEVKDEVLRISLENENCVANNNFKVKVIVTGPEFKGATLSGVSSLKIAGDFPKSPIDLNVSGVSQFTGKINATVLSGNFSGVAEVKLEGTADRADVSVCGTVDLKARELIVEDYLVTVSGVATAKISVTGKLDATTTGLGELTYWGSPKTVAKTVSGLSEINHK from the coding sequence ATGAAAAGAAACATGCACTTTCTGTTCATCGCCGTTTTGCTTACACTAACCACCTCGGTTTTTGCCGAAACGCGTGTAAACCGAACCATTGAGCCGTTTAGTAAAATACAGGTAAGCTCGATATTTGATGTCATTTACACACAATCGTCGGAACTCAGTTGTACAATTACCGGTGATGAAAAAATGGTAAAGCAAACTGTAGTTGAAGTAAAAGACGAGGTGTTGCGTATTTCTCTGGAGAATGAAAATTGTGTAGCGAACAATAATTTTAAGGTGAAAGTAATTGTTACCGGGCCTGAGTTTAAAGGAGCAACCTTATCTGGTGTATCATCGCTCAAAATTGCCGGCGATTTCCCCAAAAGTCCGATCGACCTTAACGTTTCCGGTGTTTCGCAATTCACCGGTAAAATAAATGCCACTGTACTCAGCGGTAATTTCAGTGGAGTGGCCGAAGTGAAACTTGAAGGAACGGCCGACAGAGCAGATGTATCCGTTTGCGGAACGGTTGATCTTAAGGCACGTGAGCTTATTGTGGAAGATTATCTGGTAACTGTTTCTGGAGTAGCCACAGCCAAAATAAGCGTTACCGGTAAACTTGATGCAACTACAACCGGCCTCGGCGAACTTACCTATTGGGGTTCACCGAAAACGGTAGCAAAAACCGTGAGCGGCCTTTCAGAAATAAATCACAAGTAG
- a CDS encoding T9SS type A sorting domain-containing protein, giving the protein MIKKYILPFAILLFTGLSLKAQDTLWTRIAQPDSLQVNGVGFSANGTQIVSGTNCHPAHLRLWQTTSGSLMWDYEVPSSLMCLMGVGISANSNYIATIEEFGNIIIFDNTQFPPDSMTTITTGTAYAFSMAFSPNSAKIAAGGSAGKLKTYNIATGTPDLNVTAHTGFVYDVAYSPDGTRIATCAGDNKIKIWDTLGTLLHTFTNHTDDVLGVEFTPDNARLVSCSKDNTVKVFDVINFQFLQSISPSSADVNCIAISPDGAYFASGSGDAYVRIYNLSTYQLIQQLPYSSGGVVSLAWSPMGGKVVSGTKSGKVVLYDVSLIAGIETTQENTFTAYPNPFTNSLQIITGNYEVNTLSISDAAGRTVYEENTTYLAGSTIHINGESLATGLYFITLATSDGSRIVQRIIHQ; this is encoded by the coding sequence ATGATAAAAAAATACATACTTCCTTTTGCCATCTTGCTGTTTACCGGCTTAAGCCTGAAAGCGCAGGATACACTGTGGACGCGCATTGCTCAGCCCGACAGCTTACAGGTAAACGGTGTGGGCTTTTCGGCAAACGGTACGCAGATTGTATCAGGCACAAATTGCCATCCGGCGCATCTGCGTTTGTGGCAAACGACTTCGGGCAGTCTGATGTGGGATTATGAAGTACCCTCAAGCCTGATGTGCCTGATGGGGGTAGGAATAAGTGCAAACAGCAACTACATTGCCACCATCGAAGAATTCGGGAACATTATCATATTCGACAATACACAATTTCCTCCCGATTCAATGACCACGATTACCACCGGAACTGCGTATGCGTTTTCAATGGCTTTCTCGCCCAACAGTGCCAAGATTGCGGCGGGCGGATCGGCCGGTAAACTCAAGACCTATAATATCGCCACCGGCACACCCGACCTGAATGTAACCGCGCATACGGGTTTTGTGTATGATGTGGCCTACTCGCCCGACGGTACGCGCATTGCCACCTGCGCCGGCGACAACAAAATTAAAATCTGGGATACGCTTGGCACCTTGCTGCACACCTTTACCAATCATACCGACGATGTGCTTGGCGTGGAATTTACGCCTGACAATGCGAGGCTGGTAAGTTGCAGCAAAGACAATACAGTGAAAGTGTTCGATGTAATCAACTTCCAGTTTCTGCAAAGCATATCGCCTTCCAGTGCCGATGTAAACTGCATTGCTATTTCCCCCGATGGCGCTTATTTCGCCTCCGGTTCGGGTGATGCGTATGTACGCATTTATAACCTTTCTACCTATCAGCTTATTCAGCAACTGCCCTACTCTTCGGGTGGTGTAGTGTCTTTGGCCTGGTCGCCGATGGGAGGGAAAGTTGTTTCCGGCACCAAAAGCGGAAAGGTAGTTTTATATGATGTGTCACTCATTGCCGGTATAGAAACAACGCAGGAAAATACGTTTACGGCATATCCCAATCCGTTTACCAACTCGCTGCAAATAATTACCGGAAATTACGAAGTAAATACACTTTCGATAAGTGATGCAGCGGGGCGTACAGTGTATGAGGAAAATACTACATACCTCGCCGGAAGCACCATTCACATTAACGGCGAATCGTTGGCAACGGGTTTATATTTCATTACACTCGCCACTTCCGACGGAAGCAGAATTGTACAGCGAATCATACATCAGTAA
- a CDS encoding 2-oxoglutarate dehydrogenase E1 component: protein MSEQSYLGNAEIVAVESLYQHYLTDKTSVDISWQRFFEGFEFARKNFEDTGEIPSQVRKEFNVINLINGYRTRGHLFTQTNPVRERRKYLPTLDIENFGLEQADLGTVFQAGTQIGIGPAKLSDIIAHLKQTYCHSIGAEYMYIRNPEIIKWLQEKMEGTRNTPNFSIEEKKDILTKLNQAVVFENFLHTKFVGQKRFSLEGSETLIPALDTLMEHGADLGISEYVMGMAHRGRLNVLANILNKTYEDIFTEFEGALTEDAAYDGDVKYHMGYSSDQTSNSGKPVHISLTPNPSHLEAVDPVVEGIVRAKIDQKYDGDLKRICPILLHGDAAIAGQGIVYEVIQMSLLDGYKTGGTVHIVTNNQVGFTTNYLDARSSTYCTDVAKVVLSPVFHVNGDDVEAVAFVSKLAIEFRQTFGRDVFIDLLGYRKYGHNEGDEPRFTQPLLYKAIAKHPNPREIYVKQLTEQGAIEAEMAKAMEKAFKDELQDKLNMAKQTNKAKITSFLDGVWKGMRMATAEDFEKSPATAVEKTLFLNLAKKTTQLPADKKFFNKIENIFKDRQSMIEKDAYDWAMGELMAYATLMNEGHFIRFSGQDVERGTFSHRHAVVKVEDSEEEYLPLNNIGAAKRLDIYNSHLSEYGVLGFEYGYAMAAPGALTIWEAQFGDFNNGAQIIFDQFLSSAEYKWRRMNGLVMLFPHGYEGQGPEHSSARIERFLQLCAENNIQVVNTTTPAQQFHVLRRQLKRDFRKPLVCFTPKKLLRYPACVSKLADFTEGGFMEVLADDSVKAASVKRVVFCSGKIYYDLDEQRTKTGRTDTAIVRLEQLYPFPAAQINALLKKYSKATEFIWAQEEPENMGPWTFVDRRFRDLNGRNNGIQLTYAGREEAASPATGFAKMHNREQQEIIESVMGVAATTPEKV from the coding sequence ATGAGCGAACAATCTTATCTGGGCAACGCCGAAATAGTTGCCGTTGAATCACTCTATCAGCACTATCTCACCGATAAAACTTCGGTTGATATCAGCTGGCAACGTTTTTTCGAGGGCTTTGAATTTGCCCGGAAAAACTTCGAAGACACCGGCGAAATTCCTTCGCAGGTGCGTAAAGAGTTTAATGTAATTAACCTCATAAACGGCTACCGTACACGCGGCCACCTGTTTACGCAAACAAACCCGGTGCGCGAACGCCGCAAATACCTGCCCACACTCGATATCGAAAACTTCGGTCTCGAGCAGGCCGACCTCGGAACCGTGTTTCAGGCCGGCACACAAATCGGTATCGGTCCTGCAAAACTCAGCGATATCATCGCGCATCTCAAACAAACCTACTGCCATTCCATTGGCGCCGAATACATGTATATCCGCAACCCGGAAATCATTAAATGGCTCCAGGAAAAAATGGAAGGCACACGAAACACCCCCAATTTCAGCATTGAGGAGAAAAAAGATATTCTCACCAAACTCAATCAGGCGGTGGTGTTCGAAAACTTCCTGCACACCAAGTTTGTAGGCCAGAAACGTTTCTCGCTCGAAGGCAGTGAAACACTCATTCCCGCCCTCGATACACTGATGGAACACGGCGCCGATCTGGGTATTTCGGAATACGTAATGGGTATGGCACACCGTGGCCGCCTCAACGTGCTTGCCAATATTCTCAATAAAACCTACGAAGATATTTTCACCGAGTTTGAGGGCGCGCTTACCGAAGATGCGGCCTACGACGGCGACGTGAAGTATCACATGGGCTACAGCAGCGACCAGACTTCAAACAGCGGCAAGCCCGTACACATCAGCCTTACACCCAACCCGTCGCACCTCGAAGCGGTTGACCCGGTTGTGGAAGGTATTGTGCGCGCTAAAATCGACCAGAAGTACGACGGCGACCTGAAACGCATTTGTCCGATTCTGCTGCATGGCGATGCCGCTATTGCCGGTCAGGGAATTGTGTATGAAGTAATTCAGATGAGTTTGCTGGACGGTTACAAAACCGGCGGCACTGTACATATTGTAACCAACAACCAGGTTGGTTTTACCACAAACTATCTCGATGCGCGTTCGAGCACTTACTGCACCGATGTGGCCAAAGTGGTGCTTTCGCCGGTGTTTCACGTAAACGGCGACGATGTGGAAGCTGTGGCTTTCGTATCGAAACTGGCCATCGAATTCCGCCAGACCTTTGGCCGCGATGTGTTTATTGATTTGCTCGGTTACCGCAAATACGGGCACAACGAAGGCGATGAGCCGCGCTTTACACAGCCGCTGCTTTACAAAGCCATTGCCAAGCATCCCAACCCGCGCGAGATTTATGTAAAGCAACTTACCGAGCAGGGAGCTATTGAAGCCGAAATGGCCAAAGCCATGGAAAAAGCCTTCAAAGACGAGCTTCAGGATAAACTCAACATGGCCAAGCAGACCAACAAAGCCAAAATTACTTCGTTCCTCGACGGGGTCTGGAAAGGTATGCGCATGGCTACTGCAGAAGATTTTGAGAAGTCGCCGGCAACAGCGGTGGAGAAAACATTGTTCCTCAACCTTGCTAAGAAAACCACACAGCTTCCGGCCGATAAAAAGTTCTTCAACAAAATCGAAAACATCTTCAAAGACCGTCAGTCGATGATTGAGAAAGATGCTTACGATTGGGCAATGGGTGAGCTTATGGCTTACGCTACGTTGATGAACGAAGGACATTTCATCCGCTTCAGTGGTCAGGATGTGGAGCGTGGTACGTTCTCGCACCGCCATGCAGTGGTGAAAGTGGAGGATTCGGAAGAAGAGTATTTGCCGCTCAACAACATTGGTGCAGCAAAGCGTCTTGATATATACAACTCGCACCTTTCGGAATACGGCGTGCTTGGTTTTGAGTATGGCTATGCCATGGCTGCACCGGGCGCACTGACCATCTGGGAGGCACAGTTCGGCGATTTCAACAACGGCGCACAGATTATTTTCGATCAGTTCCTGAGCAGTGCCGAGTACAAGTGGCGCCGCATGAATGGTCTGGTAATGCTGTTTCCGCATGGCTACGAAGGCCAGGGGCCTGAGCACTCGAGTGCGCGCATTGAGCGATTCCTGCAGCTCTGTGCCGAGAACAATATTCAGGTGGTAAACACCACTACACCGGCCCAGCAGTTTCACGTGCTGCGCCGCCAGCTCAAGCGCGATTTCCGCAAGCCGCTGGTGTGTTTTACACCCAAGAAACTGCTGCGGTATCCGGCCTGTGTATCGAAACTGGCTGATTTTACCGAAGGCGGATTTATGGAAGTGCTTGCTGATGACAGCGTGAAAGCGGCTTCGGTAAAACGCGTGGTGTTCTGCTCCGGCAAAATTTATTACGATCTCGATGAACAGCGCACCAAAACAGGCCGCACCGACACGGCCATTGTGCGTCTCGAACAGCTCTATCCGTTCCCCGCGGCACAGATAAACGCATTGCTGAAAAAATACAGCAAAGCCACTGAGTTTATCTGGGCACAGGAAGAGCCTGAGAACATGGGGCCGTGGACGTTTGTTGACCGTCGTTTCCGCGATCTGAACGGGCGCAACAACGGCATTCAGCTCACTTACGCAGGCCGCGAGGAAGCAGCCAGTCCGGCCACCGGTTTTGCCAAAATGCACAACCGCGAGCAACAGGAAATTATTGAATCAGTAATGGGCGTGGCCGCAACCACACCCGAAAAAGTATAA